From Vigna unguiculata cultivar IT97K-499-35 chromosome 5, ASM411807v1, whole genome shotgun sequence, the proteins below share one genomic window:
- the LOC114185396 gene encoding probable transcription factor PosF21 isoform X1 — translation MDKDKSLGHGGGLPPPSGRYSGYSPPGTAFSVKSEPPPSTTTTSSYPPLAPGVSTPESSGFSHDISRMPDNPPRNRGHRRAHSEILTLPDDISFDSDLGVVGGADGPSFSDEAEEDLLSMYLDMDKFNSSSATSTFQMGEPSGAMGASGSASASGAPTSSAENSAVGTLERPRVRHQHSQSMDGSTTIKPELLVSGSEDLSAADSKKAMSAAKLAELALIDPKRAKRIWANRQSAARSKERKMRYIAELERKVQTLQTEATSLSAQLSLLQRDTNGLNSENSELKLRLQTMEQQVHLQDALNDALKEEIQHLKILTGQAMPPNGGGPMLNFASFGGGQQFYPNNHAMHTLLAAQQFQQLQIHPQKQHQFQQLQQQMLQQQQQQQQQQQREQQHQQSSDMKMREASPTPCPPKDNALSDVNPSGAKDC, via the exons ATGGATAAGGACAAATCTCTAGGTCACGGTGGAGGTTTGCCACCTCCCTCGGGACGTTATTCGGGTTACTCACCTCCCGGAACTGCGTTCAGTGTGAAATCTGAGCCGCCGCCGTCGACGACGACGACGTCGTCGTATCCGCCACTGGCTCCGGGAGTTTCTACACCGGAGTCTAGTGGGTTTAGTCATGATATTAGCAGAATGCCCGATAATCCTCCGAGAAATAGAGGTCACAGGCGTGCTCATTCCGAGATTCTTACCCTACCGGACGATATTAGCTTTGACAGTGACCTTGGTGTGGTTGGAGGTGCCGATGGACCTTCCTTCTCCGATGAAGCCGAGGAGGACTTGCTGTCCATGTACCTTGATATGGATAAGTTCAATTCGTCGTCGGCGACGTCCACGTTTCAAATGGGCGAACCGTCTGGTGCAATGGGAGCGTCGGGTTCGGCATCGGCATCAGGAGCACCCACCTCTTCTGCAGAGAATAGTGCTGTTGGAACACTTGAACGGCCCAGAGTTAGACACCAGCATAGTCAATCCATGGATGGATCAACTACCATCAAGCCTGAGCTGCTGGTTTCTGGTTCGGAAGACTTGTCTGCGGCGGATTCCAAAAAAGCAATGTCAGCTGCTAAGCTTGCTGAGCTTGCCTTGATTGACCCCAAACGTGCGAAAAG GATATGGGCAAATAGACAGTCTGCTGCGAGATCAAAAGAGAGGAAGATGCGGTACATTGCTGAGCTTGAAAGGAAGGTACAAACATTGCAAACGGAAGCAACATCTTTGTCTGCACAATTAAGTCTCTTGCAG AGGGATACAAATGGCTTGAATTCTGAGAACAGTGAACTGAAGCTGCGGTTACAAACCATGGAGCAACAAGTTCACTTGCAAGATG CACTAAATGACGCATTAAAAGAGGAAATTCAGCATTTGAAAATACTGACTGGACAAGCTATGCCACCTAATGGAGGAGGACCTATGCTGAACTTTGCCTCTTTTGGAGGGGGGCAGCAATTCTATCCCAATAATCATGCCATGCACACCCTTCTAGCTGCACAGCAGTTTCAACAACTCCAAATTCATCCTCAGAAGCAGCACCAATTTCAGCAGCTTCAACAACAAATGCTgcaacagcagcagcaacaacaacagcagCAGCAGAGGGAACAGCAGCACCAACAATCAAGCGACATGAAAATGAGAGAAGCTTCACCTACTCCGTGTCCTCCCAAAGATAATGCGTTGTCAGATGTAAATCCTTCAGGAGCTAAGGACTGTTGA
- the LOC114185157 gene encoding electron transfer flavoprotein-ubiquinone oxidoreductase, mitochondrial, with protein MLNFHSLFSKSKSKIASTGYLLRATTTSQCLHTNITTIHTSNANNSHHVFSPRYSHIAYAFSKSPARADSRVPTSRTFCTSSSERDSIEYDVVIVGAGPAGLSAAIRLKQMCRERNADLSVCVLDKGAEVGAHIISGNVFEPRALNELLPQWKEQEAPITTPVSSDKFWFLTKGRAISLPSPFNNKGNYVISLSQLVRWMGAKAEELGVEIYPGFAASEILYDANSKVIGIGTNDMGIAKDGSKKENFQRGVEIKGRITLLAEGCRGSLSEKIMKKYNLRERAGAEHQTYALGIKEVWEIDEEKHQPGAVIHTLGWPLDHKTYGGSFLYHMKDNQISIGLVVALNYQNPFLNPYEEFQKLKHHPAIKSFLEGGTVIQYGARSLNEGGFQSIPYPVFPGGAIIGCSAGFMNVPKIKGTHTAMKSGMLAAEATFGALNEGLDMDTYWDALRNSWIWEELHKSRNYRPAFEYGLIPGLALSGLEHYIFKGRHSFTLKHGKPDHEATNAARFHSPIQYPKADGILSFDVPSSLHRSNTNHEHDQPPHLRLKDPKSPELINLPVYAAPEWRYCPARVYEYVADEQNQMKLQINAQNCLHCKACDIKDPTQNIEWTVPEGGGGPGYSVM; from the exons ATGCTCAATTTTCACTCTCTCTTCTCCAAATCCAAATCCAAAATCGCCAGCACCGGTTATCTTCTTCGTGCAACCACTACTTCCCAATGCCTTCACACAAACATTACCACCATCCATACTTCCAACGCTAACAATTctcatcatgtattttctcctCGATATTCTCACATCGCTTACGCATTCTCTAAGTCACCTGCACGCGCCGATTCTAGGGTTCCGACTTCTCGGACTTTCTGCACCTCCTCGTCGGAGAGGGACTCCATCGAGTACGACGTCGTTATCGTCGGCGCTGGTCCCGCCGGCTTGTCGGCGGCGATTCGCCTCAAGCAAATGTGCCGCGAAAGAAACGCCGATTTGTCTGTCTGTGTCCTTGACAAAGGTGCCGAAGTAG GTGCTCACATTATATCTGGAAACGTTTTTGAACCTCGCGCACTGAATGAGCTTCTTCCGCAGTGGAAAGAGCAAGAG GCTCCGATCACTACTCCTGTTTCTTCTGACAAGTTTTGGTTTCTGACCAAAGGTCGTGCAATTTCGCTTCCGTCTCCTTTCAACAACAAAGGCAACTATGTAATAAG CCTAAGTCAGTTAGTACGTTGGATGGGAGCAAAAGCAGAAGAGTTAGGAGTGGAAATATATCCAGGATTTGCTGCTAGTGAG ATATTATATGATGCAAACAGCAAAGTTATTGGTATTGGAACTAATGATATGGGAATTGCAAAAGATGGTTCAAAGAAGGAGAATTTTCAACGTGGCGTTGAGATCAAAG GTCGCATAACACTTTTGGCTGAGGGATGTCGAGGATCACTGTCAGAG aaaataatgaaaaagtaCAACCTAAGAGAGAGGGCAGGTGCAGAACACCAGACATACGCTTTGGGAATTAAAGAG GTCTGGGAAATTGATGAGGAAAAACATCAACCTGGTGCTGTAATCCATACTTTGGGATGGCCTTTAGATCATAAAACGTATGGAGGATCTTTTCTGTATCACATGAAAGATAATCAA ATATCTATTGGCCTTGTGGTTGCTTTAAACTATCAAAACCCGTTTTTGAATCCATATGAGGAATTTCag AAACTTAAGCATCATCCTGCAATTAAATCATTTCTGGAAGGTGGAACAGTTATCCAGTATGGAGCTCGCTCTTTAAATGAAGGTGGTTTTCAG TCTATCCCATATCCAGTTTTCCCTGGAGGAGCAATTATTGGATGTTCAGCTGGCTTCATGAATGTGCCTAAGATAAAGGGAACTCACACAGCAATGAAATCAG GAATGCTTGCGGCCGAAGCTACATTTGGTGCACTTAATGAAGGTCTAGATATGGATACATATTGGGATGCTTTGAGGAATTCATGGATTTGGGAAGAATTACATAAATCTCGGAACTATCGACCG GCCTTTGAATACGGGCTTATTCCAGGACTGGCCTTAAGCGGTCTGGAACA CTACATATTCAAGGGGAGGCACTCATTTACTTTGAAGCATGGTAAACCTGATCACGAAGCTACCAAT GCTGCACGGTTTCATTCTCCAATTCAGTATCCAAAGGCAGATGGTATCTTGTCCTTTGATGTACCTTCGTCTCTGCACAG GAGCAACACAAATCATGAGCATGATCAACCTCCTCATCTTCGTTTGAAAGACCCAAAGAGTCCCGAACTTATAAATTTACCGGTGTATGCAGCACCTGAATGGAGATATTGTCCTGCACGAGTATATGA GTATGTTGCGGATGAGCAGAATCAGATGAAATTGCAAATTAATGCACAAAATTGCTTACATTGCAAG GCATGTGACATCAAAGATCCAACTCAAAACATTGAGTGGACAGTGCCTGAAGGGGGTGGAGGTCCAGGATACTCAGTCATGTAG
- the LOC114185158 gene encoding protein STRICTOSIDINE SYNTHASE-LIKE 13 gives MEKIKLKLLLKDETFLQHPFVLTLVLLFGLIMMDPFHLGPLSEHEFRPVKHDIAPYHQVMKNWPRDNMSKLALYAKSEFNNQVFGPESLEFDNMGRGPYTGLADGRVVRWMGEELGWETFAVVTSNWTEKLCFRGNDSTTAKQWKHEKTCGRPLGLRFDKESGDLYIADAYYGLLVVGPNGGLATSLATHVEGKPILFANDLDIHRNGSIFFTDTSKRYNRVAHFFILLEGEATGRLLRYDPPTKTTHVVLDGLAFPNGVQFSEDQSFLLFTETTNCRLMKFWLEGPRSGSVELLADLPGFPDNVRMNRKGQFWVAIDCCRTPAQEVLSNNPWLRNIYFRLPIRMSLLARAMGMRMYTVISRLNDKGEVLEVLEDREGEVMQLVSEVREEQGKLWIGTVAHNHIATLSYP, from the exons ATggagaaaataaaactaaaactacTCCTCAAGGATGAAACCTTTCTCCAACACCCTTTTGTGCTAACTCTTGTTCTGCTCTTTGGCCTCATTATGATGGACCCTTTTCATCTGGGTCCTCTATCTGAGCATGAATTCAGACCCGTGAAGCATGACATTGCACCATACCACCAAGTCATGAAAAATTGGCCCAGGGACAACATGAGCAAGTTAGCACTCTATGCCAAATCAGAATTCAATAACCAAGTCTTTGGACCAGAGTCGCTCGAGTTCGATAACATGGGTCGTGGCCCTTACACTGGTTTAGCCGATGGACGCGTTGTTCGATGGATGGGAGAAGAACTTGGTTGGGAAACATTTGCTGTTGTCACTTCTAATTG GACGGAGAAGCTTTGCTTTAGGGGCAATGATTCGACCACTGCGAAGCAATGGAAGCATGAGAAAACATGTGGGCGTCCCTTAGGTCTAAGATTTGACAAAGAGAGTGGAGATCTATACATAGCAGATGCATACTATGGCCTTCTTGTGGTTGGACCAAATGGGGGATTAGCCACATCATTGGCAACACATGTTGAAGGAAAACCCATTCTCTTTGCAAATGACCTTGACATTCATAGGAACGGATCCATCTTCTTCACTGACACCAGCAAAAGATACAACAGAGT TGCacacttttttatattactgGAAGGAGAAGCTACTGGTAGACTCCTCAGATATGATCCTCCAACAAAAACAACCCATGTTGTTTTGGATGGTCTTGCTTTTCCTAACGGGGTGCAGTTTTCTGAAGATCAATCCTTCCTCCTCTTCACTGAAACCACCAATTGCAG GTTGATGAAGTTTTGGCTAGAGGGTCCCAGAAGTGGAAGTGTGGAACTTTTGGCTGATCTTCCGGGGTTCCCCGACAACGTAAGAATGAACAGAAAAGGGCAATTCTGGGTGGCAATAGATTGTTGTCGCACTCCCGCACAAGAAGTTCTGAGTAATAATCCATGGTTGAGGAACATTTACTTCCGTTTGCCCATTAGAATGAGCTTGTTGGCTAGAGCGATGGGGATGAGAATGTACACTGTGATTTCACGTCTGAACGATAAGGGAGAGGTTTTGGAAGTTCTTGAAGATCGAGAAGGTGAAGTTATGCAGCTGGTCAGTGAAGTGAGGGAGGAACAAGGGAAGCTTTGGATTGGAACTGTTGCTCATAACCACATTGCCACTTTATCTTACCCttaa
- the LOC114185396 gene encoding probable transcription factor PosF21 isoform X2, translated as MDKDKSLGHGGGLPPPSGRYSGYSPPGTAFSVKSEPPPSTTTTSSYPPLAPGVSTPESSGFSHDISRMPDNPPRNRGHRRAHSEILTLPDDISFDSDLGVVGGADGPSFSDEAEEDLLSMYLDMDKFNSSSATSTFQMGEPSGAMGASGSASASGAPTSSAENSAVGTLERPRVRHQHSQSMDGSTTIKPELLVSGSEDLSAADSKKAMSAAKLAELALIDPKRAKRIWANRQSAARSKERKMRYIAELERKVQTLQTEATSLSAQLSLLQRDTNGLNSENSELKLRLQTMEQQVHLQDALNDALKEEIQHLKILTGQAMPPNGGGPMLNFASFGGGQQFYPNNHAMHTLLAAQQFQQLQIHPQKQHQFQQLQQQMLQQQQQQQQQQQREQQHQQSSDMKMREASPTPCPPKDNALSDG; from the exons ATGGATAAGGACAAATCTCTAGGTCACGGTGGAGGTTTGCCACCTCCCTCGGGACGTTATTCGGGTTACTCACCTCCCGGAACTGCGTTCAGTGTGAAATCTGAGCCGCCGCCGTCGACGACGACGACGTCGTCGTATCCGCCACTGGCTCCGGGAGTTTCTACACCGGAGTCTAGTGGGTTTAGTCATGATATTAGCAGAATGCCCGATAATCCTCCGAGAAATAGAGGTCACAGGCGTGCTCATTCCGAGATTCTTACCCTACCGGACGATATTAGCTTTGACAGTGACCTTGGTGTGGTTGGAGGTGCCGATGGACCTTCCTTCTCCGATGAAGCCGAGGAGGACTTGCTGTCCATGTACCTTGATATGGATAAGTTCAATTCGTCGTCGGCGACGTCCACGTTTCAAATGGGCGAACCGTCTGGTGCAATGGGAGCGTCGGGTTCGGCATCGGCATCAGGAGCACCCACCTCTTCTGCAGAGAATAGTGCTGTTGGAACACTTGAACGGCCCAGAGTTAGACACCAGCATAGTCAATCCATGGATGGATCAACTACCATCAAGCCTGAGCTGCTGGTTTCTGGTTCGGAAGACTTGTCTGCGGCGGATTCCAAAAAAGCAATGTCAGCTGCTAAGCTTGCTGAGCTTGCCTTGATTGACCCCAAACGTGCGAAAAG GATATGGGCAAATAGACAGTCTGCTGCGAGATCAAAAGAGAGGAAGATGCGGTACATTGCTGAGCTTGAAAGGAAGGTACAAACATTGCAAACGGAAGCAACATCTTTGTCTGCACAATTAAGTCTCTTGCAG AGGGATACAAATGGCTTGAATTCTGAGAACAGTGAACTGAAGCTGCGGTTACAAACCATGGAGCAACAAGTTCACTTGCAAGATG CACTAAATGACGCATTAAAAGAGGAAATTCAGCATTTGAAAATACTGACTGGACAAGCTATGCCACCTAATGGAGGAGGACCTATGCTGAACTTTGCCTCTTTTGGAGGGGGGCAGCAATTCTATCCCAATAATCATGCCATGCACACCCTTCTAGCTGCACAGCAGTTTCAACAACTCCAAATTCATCCTCAGAAGCAGCACCAATTTCAGCAGCTTCAACAACAAATGCTgcaacagcagcagcaacaacaacagcagCAGCAGAGGGAACAGCAGCACCAACAATCAAGCGACATGAAAATGAGAGAAGCTTCACCTACTCCGTGTCCTCCCAAAGATAATGCGTTGTCAGAT GGGTAG